From a single Lolium rigidum isolate FL_2022 chromosome 7, APGP_CSIRO_Lrig_0.1, whole genome shotgun sequence genomic region:
- the LOC124676700 gene encoding 40S ribosomal protein S9-2-like, with amino-acid sequence MVHVNFYRNYGKTFKKPRRPYEKERLDSELKLVGEYGLRCKRELWRVQYALSRIRNAARELLTLDEKNPRRIFEGAALLRRMNRYGLLAEDQNKLDYVLALTVENFLQRRLQTIVFKNGMAKSIHHARVLIRQRHIRVGKQLVNIPSFMVRVDTEKHVDFSLTSPLGGGPAGRVKRKNQKKASGGGGGDGEEEEE; translated from the exons ATGGTGCACGTCAACTTCTACCGCAACT ATGGGAAGACTTTCAAGAAGCCAAGGCGTCCATATGAGAAGGAGCGTCTTGACTCTGAGCTGAAGCTGGTCGGCGAGTACGGTCTGCGGTGCAAGCGCGAGCTGTGGCGCGTGCAGTACGCTCTGAGCCGTATCCGAAATGCAGCAAGGGAGCTGCTCACCCTGGATGAGAAGAACCCCCGCCGCATCTTTGAGGGTGCAGCGCTCCTCCGTCGCATGAACCGCTACGGTCTCCTCGCTGAGGACCAAAACAAGCTCGATTACGTGCTCGCCCTCACTGTCGAGAACTTCCTCCAGCGCCGTCTCCAGACCATCGTCTTCAAGAATGGCATGGCCAAGTCAATCCATCATGCTCGTGTCCTTATCAGGCAGCGCCACATCAG GGTTGGAAAGCAGCTCGTCAACATTCCTTCTTTCATGGTGAGGGTTGACACTGAGAAGCACGTCGACTTCTCACTTACCAGCCCACTTGGTGGTGGCCCTGCTGGAAGAGTGAAGAGGAAGAACCAGAAGAAGGCCTCAGGTGggggtggcggcgacggcgaggaggaggaagagtaa